Within Telopea speciosissima isolate NSW1024214 ecotype Mountain lineage chromosome 8, Tspe_v1, whole genome shotgun sequence, the genomic segment GCTATTGTTTCTATAATAGACTTTACATTTTGCCTTAGCAATCGTAGCTTGACTCTCACAATGAAGGGCCACAGGGGAATATCTCaccaatattttttataatttggtCAAGCTTGTTGACAATCTAGAACGGTGGGTTGATTGCCTAGCTCCTCGCTACAGTCTCATCTACTAGAAATGTTGCGCTCGAAAAATATCGACCAACTCATGTTGGACAATTGGAAGGCAGAAAACATGCATGCACATTGGGGGGATTGAAACCAAAACAAAGCTAGAGAAGTTTTGAATATTTAAATCCATTTTAAACctttaaaatacaataattcTCATGTAAAATTCAAAACACCAgccaaaacaaaaattgaagtATTGTGTACTTTAGAGTAGGTAGGATTTGTCGTTGTAGATTTTTTTGGGGCTTGAATCTAATCAGTCAAGTTACAAAGTTtgatatatatatggaaaaagttctctgtctgggagtgtggcctatgccagcactcccatgagtctatctctctcctctccatgtgaaaagacaccgctgcccccttgttttaaggtagagagagatagacacatgggagtgctggcgtaggccacactccagtatagaaaactgctttcctatatatatatatatatatggtagtACTAAACCCATTGAACCTAATTCTAGGAACTACCTCTCACATAGGTAAGGTATTGATCATGTTACTTATGCAACAAGCCTTAACGTCATTCCTTTAGTGTTTCATATATAATCTTAGCAGTTTGACGCTTTGTGAACATGTCCAAATTCTTCTCTGGCCATACAAAGTCAATTGCTATTGTTCTTTCACTAATGGATTGTCTCACTAGATTTTGCTTTAGGCATATATGCCTCATCTTTGTATAATAGACCTTACATTTTGCCTTAGCAATCGTAGCTTGActatcacaatgaagtgatataAATAGCACAGGCCTTGGCCACGGAGGAATATCTACcatcatatttttttaagtCATTCAGCTTTTGCATTGGCTTTTTCTAATGCCACAAATGTAGCCTTAATGGTGGATCCTATACCATAGGTTTGTTCAATAGATTTCCAAGAAATTATCTCACCTCCTAATGTAAATATATATCCACTAATAGTTAAAGATTCCTTAGTATTAAAAATCCAGTTGGTATCAATACCCTTCTAGTAGCGTCGGGTTGCCATTATAGGCCATAGACCATAGTTCATAGTTCTCTTCAAATATCTCAACAAGCTTCAAGGGTATTACGATGCTTTGTACTTGCCAACAACAAGAGCAATGTCGGGAATAGTATAATTCATCAAGTAAGGCACATCACCGATTATTTGTGAATATCCTTTTCGAGATATGAGTTCACTTACATGTCTCTCTAGATGATTTGAATAACTAAAGGTGTCTTAAAAGATGTATTCAAGAAAACCATGCTTCTTGAGTATGTTCTCTACATAATGgggatttatttttatttttttttggtgaatatatAATGGGGCTGAGATAACACTATTTCATTATATTTATTGATTGGAATCAACTTGAAACATAGAAATTGGAATCGAGAAGAAAAACAATGATTTTCCAAATCTAtgatttttgggggttttttttattcaaaacaTCCAAAACTCTTCTTACAAGAAAGAAAGTTTTTATGATAATTTAATgcataaaaaagggggaaatgACCAGGAAAAAAGAATCCAAATGCATtcatatgtgattatgaaatAGGTAGTGAGAATCGATCAGATCGATCGCGGATTTCCATTTCACCAGACTAGATTATGAGTTTTGAAACCATGTTCCACATACCTGtcgtttccttctttttttaaacTCCAATCTTGGACTGTTTTCCCGGAGATAAAGGGGAAAGATAAGACAACATATTTGACTTTTAGCCCCTAACTTGTCTATTAATAATATACTAAGAAACAAGATTCCCAGAATTACATCAACTTCTCCTATGTCTTTTGTATAAAAACTTGatattaggattttttttttgttgattcaacTATCTCAAGACTTAAACCCATTATAATAGTATCTCATCAACATATAAGATAATGATCACATCTTTATGATTATTGAATTTACTATAAACACATCTATCAACAGTATTTatacaaaatttatttgatAGCAGAACTGTATCAAGCTCATTATTCTACTGTTTAGGTACTTGTTTCAAACCATAGAAAGACTTAACTAATTTACAcattttatgttattttctaTGTATCACACAACCTTCAGGTTGTATAATGTAAATCTCTTCTTTCAAGTCTTTGTTTAAAAACGATGTTTTCACGTCCAATGTGATGTAGCATCAATTAATAAATAGAAGCAACAACAATTACAACTCTTGTGGTAATATTCTAACAACTAGGGAGAAAATATCAAAGTAatcaatatttttcttttgtttattactGAAAGAACAAATTACAGCTCCTTGCAGAATCAACTACTTCATAGAATGGTGAACATAGTTTCTGTCATTGAGAGGGCGGATCTTGGCGCAAAGGTAAGGTTATTTCATTGCGACCTAGTGCTCGCGGGTTCGAGTCACATAAAGagtatccaaaaaaaaacaaaaacaatgaaAGAGAGCCCAATAACTTGTTATCCCTTTCAAATATGACATAATTAACAAAAATATTCAGTAAATGATTTACAGTCTACCTTTCCCTACCCATTGGAGGGCATCAAGGAATTAACAAGAAACAACTTTTTTAAGGATAAAATATAGAGTTCATGGAAAAGccttcaccaaaaaaatcattaatCTGAATTCTtttcaaccaaaataaaaatttaataaaaggACAATTGTTTGGTCAAAATAAAACATATTATTTTTCTCTAATTATTATTTACTATTGAATGAATATAATAGAACAAATTTCATTTCATAAGAACTTCTAACTCAAAAACTTGCAATCAAACAAAACATTAACAAAAATACAAACCATCTTATTGATTGAGCTATCTATAAAAACAATGGCAAGGGTTTGGTATGTCCACTTGCCGCAATCTAGCGGCGTACATCAACGGGGAATGTGGGAAAGGAGGGACAAGGGATCTTTTTAAGGACTGGAGAGAGAGACAAACACATGGTTGGCTAGTCAAagctaagaaaaaaaaatgtcagcGCACACTATATCTTTATTAGTTTTTAAGTGAACTACAtaatcttctaccaaaaaaaaaaagtcaattaCACaatcataattttaaaaaagaaaaaaaagaaaaaaaaaaaagagttcttTCTTGGAAATTGATAGAGTAAGACAATCTCTAATCAGGATATACATGCCACACATTAGGTAAACgattttgaattaaaattggTGAAATCTTTATATTACAATTGTATATACTAAGCATATACTATCATATGCATATAGTAAAGATTCCAAAAAAAGTGACTTGTGATTATATCATTATTAAAAGTTGCACATTTTTCAATTAAGCACCTGAAATGATCagatttatcttttttttgttttttaaatgcGTTATACttaaaggacaaaaaaaataaagttttattttttcaccAACCTTAGTCAGAACAAGATTTTCCGCTAATCAAAACATGTTAGAGAGTTCAACTTAAAACCTCAAGCATTAAGTTGAGATAGTTCCTCAACATATGAAAACAACAAGGACCCGAACAAATTGATCTAAAACTATATCTTTATAACTTCCAACAtctcaacaaaacaaaaaataagatgaGTATTTTCTTGGACCAAGTGCCTTGCTGAAACAAAAGTTCTACTCCAGGCTATTAATCAAGGGAAACCGTTCTCTGCATGAGAGCACAGGGTTCACACACACACTATTACATTGGGGGTAGAAATTCCATcattcatgggggtggggtggtcatttccgcccccaaTGTGTGTCGAGGTGTTTCCTGCAGGgaacttttctccattaatCAATTATGTCTAGCTGAAATTTTTGTTAATGTCAATTTATATAATTATTCCTAGAGGTCTTGactatttctattttgaaatgaGATCGTTGTCTCTGATCGTGTAGCTCCTGCACCAATGTGGGGACCAATAATAACGCAcaatgtgattttttatttcatggaggGCAGGACGATACATTTACATTTACATTTACAGACTCCTGTATATGGGCGCAGGAACCACGCAAGTTCTAGATGGGCCTTGACTTACCCCGTAGGCTTATGAGGCACTTCCTTCACTTACCGAGTTACCGTAGGATGAGTTCAAAATGAGTCTTTTGACATCTTTCCCAAATACCAAATACCGCCTCGACATTATAACtcgatttttattcttttcgAAATCTTTAAATGAGCAGTCCAATTCCCAATTCTAGCATTTATTATACTTTCTTACGTGCAATCGCCTCGTTCTAATCACCATAATTTCTTCACGACATTCCTCTTTGAGTTCTCCCAGACCAGATCCGATCAACAACTGTAACAACAGTATTACTCTTACCACTGTTCCCAAAAAAAACCATGAATAATGGAAACCAGGAACCACTTCTCTCCAACCATGGAGATCAAGAACAGCTCCTCAGAGGAAGGAACGTCTCCTTTACAGCCAAAGAAGGAGACATCGAAACCATAAACGGACTACGAAATTTCTCCACACAGTTCCGTGCCGAATCGAAGAAGCTATGGTCCCTCGCCGGACCGGCAATCTTCACATCCTTATGCCAGTACTCTCTAGGTGCCATTACACAAGTATTTGCCGGTCAATTGCCTGGTACTCTCGACCTTGCCGCCGTTTCCGTCGAAAACAATGTCATCGCTGGTTTCTCCTTCGGTGTCATGGTATATATGTTTacatataattttatttatttataatttttagaaTTCATTAAATTCATTCTTGTCAGTATATTCAAAACGTAAGAACATCTATAGTTGAAAACCTAAAATCTTCTTACATTTTGAATTATATATGTTCTCAGTTTTGAACTAAAAATGTTCTCAACGGGGTACTGACAGTATTTTTTTATGATTGAAATGAAAATGGATCAGTTAGGGATGGGGAGTGCACTAGAGACGCTATGCGGACAAGCATTCGGAGCTGGACAGCTAGACATGTTAGGGATCTATATGCAACGATCTTGGGTGATCTTGAATTCAACGGCTATCCTTCTAAGTTTTCTTTACATATTCGCGGAGCAATTTATGAAGGTGATGGGGCAACCAGATGATATCTCGAAGGCGGCCGGGGTTTTTGCTATTTGGATGATTCCGCAGCTCTTCGCTTACGCCATGAACTTCCCAATCGCTAAGTTCCTGCAATCGCAAAGCAAAATGATGGTGATGGCATTGATATCGGTGGTGGCTCTGGTTCTCCATACCTTCTTTAGTTGGCTACTGATGTTGAAGCTTggttggggattggttggagcAGCTTTCGTGCTTAACGCCTCTTGGTGGTTCATAGTGGTGGCTCAGCTGATTTATATCTTCAGTGGGACATGTGGTCGAGCTTGGTCTGGTTTTTCATGGAAGGCCTTCCAGAATCTCTGGGGATTCGTCAGGCTATCGGTGGCATCCGCTATCATGCTCTGGTAAGTATAAGTAGTCACTCCCAAGGTAGTTGTTGTTCATTAATGTTGACCTCATGATTTTCGCAGCTCTACCTAGAAATTTTTTAGTATGGTTTTGGTGTGAGGATGATTGAGTTCCAAAACATGATCGAATAAAGGTGCATCGGTTTCGGTTTACGTTCGCTTTTTATTATCGGTTTGATTTCGGGTTAGTAGCGGTTTCTTACATAGTAAATCAGTTTCTGTCGGTTTGTATCAGTGTCACAAAACCCCAATttaaaacatgatccaataagttcatatcgattttggtttggtttcgtcAATtcaggctaggttttgacacccttaatctaAGTGTCGGTATTATATCACCTCTGTCAGATTCTAGAAAATCCTATCGATGTCAGTTGACTATGGTATGTAATCTCGGCATTAGCTGGATAGGATCGGATTGGAATCGCCCAAACCTGaacaaatatgacacttttgcccttgttttttttttttaaatctgatttttttacctttttacccttgtccgtacaGATGGATCTGATCGGGATCGGGATCGGGATCTGGATCAGCTGATACTGATCTGATCCGATCAAAATCAACCGATCCAatccaagattacgaaccagCTGAGTTGAGACCAATATGGACACTGATACTGATACCTATAAACTTTACCATAACtcagaattttttattaaaaaataaccTTTCAATCTAGAATCAGATTTGGATCGAATAtctgaaccctagaaatctAGTATAGATCGATCCAGTTAATAAGCTAGTACTCATTTTTCCTTAAATGCTGTAATAGAACAAtagatattattattttatgatTAATGATCATTTCTCCATTTTTGGCTTATATTTCTGTCTGATCGAATTGATGCAGTCTAGAGGTGTGGTACTATATGGCTTTGATCCTCTTTGCCGGATATCTCATGAACCCAGAAGTTTCTGTGGATGCCCTATGCATATGGTGAGCTCCTTACTCCTTAATCCTCATTTCTTATCCCAGTGTTGCCAAGCATGGTAGCACGGCTcttaccggaaaaaaaaaaaaagcatggtAACACCCACTTATATCCGTCATGTGGAAACTTTCAAATTTGATACACAAGTAGATCCCATCATTCCTGATTTATCTATAATATGTCAATCCAATCCGAATTTAAacgagaagaaaaagagaatgaatCAAGGTATTCTAGAAAGTCAAAGATATGAATAAAGTAGATtgatcattaaaaaaaagattGGATCATCTGCACTTCAGGTGCACATACATGTGAGAGACAACCACTTGTTCATTTTGTATACATAAATGGGATCCCTTTCACCGTGAGCAGGAGAGGATGAGAATGTgtatcgagagggtattttggaacataccaaaaccctaagagggATTTGAATTGAAAACTCTAGGATAGTGGGTGAACCTCTATGGGTAAACGAAAACTTTATCCTATAAAATATATGAATGTTTTGACTCTCATTAATCATGGAAGCAAccccataaaaaatatatacatgacCCGAGGAGTTTTTGGCTTCTCGTGCTTCAAACCTGGAGCTTTCTCTGGTGGGTCACACCACCGGCTTGTCTTCTTAACCCTGTTGTACTGAAGTGTGGAAGTTTTCTCCGGGGCTTTTTGTTTAATAAAGATGTTTCCTTtgatcccaaaaaaataataataatgaaaacaaTTCATTGTTGTTGGAGTCTAAAAAGTCCTAAAAGAAATTAAGGGTTAATCTAAAATATCAATTTGCCTATATTTGATCTATTCCTATAAGCATGATTCCAAACTCATAAGAATTGAAATTCCAACAACCCAAACTGATGCTAAGTGTAAGTTAGCTAACTTATTTCTAAAagtaaaaactaataaaaagaaagagacttagagagtaaaaaaaattaaaaacaatctTAAGGTTTCATTCTCCTATCAAAATCATAGGAATTGAAACTCCAACAACCCAAACTGATGCTAAATGAATGTCAACTAACTTAATTCTAAAATGTAAAAtctaataaaaagaaagagagcttagggaatccaaaaaaaaaatctattattttctcttattgttataaattttggttgaaacctCGTTTCTCCTAGTTGCCTAGTTTTCCTAGAGTTATAGAAGCCATACTCTTCTTCATATATatagttattttttttgtcatgttCCTTTCCGAAATAGGACCCCATGTTaaaaaaggggggaagagaTAGGCACACCGTCCATATGCGATAAACTAGCAGTTGGTACTAATGGGGGGGTGCAGATGGAGTATCATACAAGAGGAAcaggggtcatttcaaagggggaagagagagacgGGGCACTAGCATAAGATACAACAGTGGTGTGCCCAAACTTTTCCCCAAAGAATCcacttttccccctttttatgAATATTGAATCAAGCCTAGGAACCCCTGGTAGCTCAGAGAACCtttgtcattttttgttttggaaaaaggttctctgaaCCATTGGGGAGGGTGCTTATGCTCCCCTCTCAtgatattttaattatttttctctCCTAAAAATAATGATTCAGAAAACTCTTACCCTTTTTCTTAAGACTCCATTTATTTcgacttcaaaaaatttgactagtaaaattttacatgttgaaaagttttccaaagccttttttgttttatttatgaaaataaacattggaaaacttttcaacatatAAATGTTTTTTACGCCGAAAATAACCGAGCCTTTGGGAAAAATATCTGAACCGCAGGGATTTTCTTTGCCACCtcacattcttttttcttatcagttattctctctcctaaaaaTAATAAGTAAATTATTTCAGGTGAGAGGACATAGAAACCTGGTGGTTCAAAAAACCCTTGgccttttccttttatgtggTTTCTAACTGGAAACAAATGGAACCTTCAGCTAAAAATCTACTAAGAACTATTTCTAGTAAAGGAACTGACAGTTTTGTTGTCTCCAATTTTGCAGTATGaacattttgggttggggaGGCATGATGGCTATTGGATTCAATGCAGCCATAAGGTTTGTTGcaaaagaaacccaaattgTTCCAATTGTACTAATTAGGTAATTAACTTCATTAATTAATTGTCATATGCATGCAGTGTTAGGGTTTCCAATGAATTGGGAGCAGGGCATCCAAGAACAGCTAAGTTTTCAGTTGCAGTTGTGGTTGTTACTTCATTCCTCCTAGGCCTTGTCCTCTCACTCATTCTTATCATCACCAGAAAGCAGTACCCAATTGCATTTTCAAGCAATATGGATGTGAGACAGCTTGTATCTGAGCTAACCCCATGGCTGGCAGCATCCATTGTTATCAACAATGTTCAACCTGTTCTCTCTGGTAATAAATACccttcattttatttatatatatattttattttttatttttttttaattttttatgaaagcgtaatcacacaaaccacacaccgatcccaaaaggttaatcgacttttaggaccaAGAAATGgcagatatacacaacacacaccacactcacacacccgatgtgggactaaacccacaccttcattttatatataattgtttGGTTGGTGCAGTAGTTACAAAAATTGACTTTTGTGTTGTTATACTTTCAGGGGTGGCAATTGGGGCAGGGTGGCAAGCTCTTGTTGCTTATGTGAACATTGGGTGCTATTATATATTTGGGATTCCATTGGGCCTCATATTGAGCTATAAGATCAACATGGGTGTCATAGTAATTTTTCAAACTTATACTCCTTTGCTTATTAAGAGAAGGACaagagttctttgtgggggagtgtggcccttgAGAgtgtggggtggtcatttcgctccCCCCTCTGTGTCTGAGCTCATGGCGCACACTCCCTACTAGAGAACTTTCTTCcttaaaagaaagggaaaagtttTCCCACGATGCCAGAGTACGAAACTCTTTCATGGTCTCTCTCCTTCCTGACAATCCATgacactctctcttctctacTTCTATTGATGAAACCGATCGCGCATCTCCCATTGACGTCCTCTTCCCAGTCTGGCGTCGTGGAAAACCCTTCCCTCAAAAGAAAGTACACAAACATAGAAGTAAAGAGAATGGATCAATCTCTAAGGTTTAACAAATCAGATGATcttgagcatagttgtcaaggcatcgtcTAGGCATCCAAACACCCTTTGCTAGAAGGGTGCCTTGATCGTCTGGATGTTGCCTAAGTTTCTTATTGGTGTTGCTTGACGCTCAGCCCCTTCCAACACCTTGAGTCATCTAGGCATTGCGACAACCATGATCTCGAGATCTAGAATCAATGACCACTGATTAAGCCGATACTCGCTAAATCACTGGCCATTGATTCCATGATCTCGAGATCTAGAATCAGTATCCGGATCGGCAGATCCACAAACTTTGATCCAGTCTTCGATACCTTTCTCTTAAGCACATCAACTTATTTAAATAAAGATTTGTGAAAATTCTCAGTTTTGATGGAAATTTTGTATGTTTCAGGGAATTTGGGGT encodes:
- the LOC122672592 gene encoding protein DETOXIFICATION 29-like, with product MLGMGSALETLCGQAFGAGQLDMLGIYMQRSWVILNSTAILLSFLYIFAEQFMKVMGQPDDISKAAGVFAIWMIPQLFAYAMNFPIAKFLQSQSKMMVMALISVVALVLHTFFSWLLMLKLGWGLVGAAFVLNASWWFIVVAQLIYIFSGTCGRAWSGFSWKAFQNLWGFVRLSVASAIMLCLEVWYYMALILFAGYLMNPEVSVDALCICMNILGWGGMMAIGFNAAISVRVSNELGAGHPRTAKFSVAVVVVTSFLLGLVLSLILIITRKQYPIAFSSNMDVRQLVSELTPWLAASIVINNVQPVLSGVAIGAGWQALVAYVNIGCYYIFGIPLGLILSYKINMGVIGIWGGMLAGTILQTGVLFWLIYKTNWNKEASIAEDRIRQWGGDTDEKSKDMEK